One Salvelinus fontinalis isolate EN_2023a chromosome 11, ASM2944872v1, whole genome shotgun sequence DNA window includes the following coding sequences:
- the LOC129865541 gene encoding E3 ubiquitin-protein ligase TRIM47-like: MSALPRCCICLDDFTSPVSIPCGHRFCLGCIGEYWRLHGACQCPLCMTCFPIRPQLKTKPTLHNVAPWEENQAALRAGEVPCDICPEKRCRAVKSCLVCLASYCEMHLEPHYRDSALGRHPLVTVWKNLDEPVCRLHGRRLARFCRSDQTCVCAMCVQTDHRGHRVVTIAMEATKKKVKLKKSMMKFQQMIQERLKKMEDLQQSVELVEVTEEKQKAAERRAEGFVKEMEQEITELQRRSTELEQLSHTEDHLTLLQRFPSLSTPLHYKDWSHIIKSLIQELQEKLEISSKDSRKLH, from the exons ATGTCTGCACTGCCTCGATGCTGCATCTGTCTAGATGACTTCACCAGTCCAGTCTCTATCCCCTGTGGCCATCGTTTCTGCCTGGGCTGTATCGGAGAGTACTGGAGACTCCATGGTGCCTGCCAGTGTCCCCTCTGTATGACATGTTTCCCCATAAG GCCACAGCTAAAAACGAAGCCAACCCTACATAATGTTGCCCCGTGGGAGGAAAACCAAGCcgcactcagagcaggtgaggtgCCCTGTGATATCTGTCCAGAAAAGCGGTGTAGAGCAGTGAAGTCATGTCTGGTGTGCCTGGCCTCGTACTGTGAGATGCACCTGGAGCCTCACTACAGGGACTCGGCTCTAGGGCGCCATCCACTGGTCACTGTGTGGAAGAACCTGGATGAGCCTGTCTGTAGACTCCACGGGAGGAGGTTGGCCAGGTTTTGTCGGAGCGATCAGACCTGCGTCTGTGCTATGTGTGTCCAGACTGATCACAGGGGTCATCGGGTGGTCACCATCGCCATGGAAGCAACAAAAAAGAAG GTTAAGCTAAAGAAGTCCATGATGAAGTTTCAGCAGATGATCCAGGAGAGACTGAAGAAGATGGAGGACCTCCAACAGTCAGTGGAGCTCGTTGAAGTGACTGAAGAGAAACAGAAAGCAGCAGAGAGGCGAGCTGAAGGGTTCGTCAAAGAGATGGAGCAGGAAatcactgagctacagaggagaagcactgagctggagcagctctcacacactgaggaccacctcACCCTTCTACAA AGATTTCCATCACTGTCCACTCCTCTACACTACAAGGACTGGTCACACATCATCAAGTCCCTGATCCAAGAACTACAGGAGAAACTAGAAATATCCTCAAAAGATAGTAGGAAACTACATTGA
- the LOC129865540 gene encoding E3 ubiquitin-protein ligase TRIM39-like, which produces MASSSLHSVNMDTPILIKHHLYCSICLDLFENPVTTHCGHSFCQSCLGRNLHLNDLACPLCKEHLRSNPQVNIILWSLIQELKKAQERKPGEYSGALGEVACDVCTERKLKAHKSCLLCLASYCETHLQTHTSADRLKGHRLVAPVDDLDGRACLTHGRPLELYSRAEGRCVCALCMEEGHEVVSTETEWDKKKGELGSSLAETQERILERERKVEEIRESMDLCKARLDRERREIDSVFEVVMTAVEETQREALRPLEKRQQDLEREAEELTQELQREIRQLRDIIVQLEDVANLEDHIHFLQTFPSLSGLGVGRDWTEVSLDTKVSFGTMRSSCSAMMEKIEQELEKLSSIELERILKFAVDVTLDPDTANIHLVLSEDGKEVRDGGKIQDLPDRPDRFDHFGSVLGHNMLTSGRSYWEVDVGNKTGWDLGIARGDANRKGQLSVNPSNGYWAIVHYNGDQYGALGDPPFLLSRMEKPQKVGVFVDYEEGLVSFYDVEAKAHIYSFTGYSFTGEMYPYLSPHLLNGKKNSDPLVITEIG; this is translated from the exons ATGGCCTCCTCTTCCTTACACTCCGTCAACATGGACACCCCTATTCTGATCAAGCACCATCTCTACTGCTCTATTTGTCTGGACCTGTTTGAAAACCCCGTCACCACCCACTGTGGCCACAGCTTCTGCCAGTCCTGCCTGGGCCGCAACCTCCACTTGAATGACCTCGCGTGCCCCCTCTGCAAGGAGCATCTGAGGAGTAACCCGCAG GTGAACATCATCCTCTGGTCCCTAATCCAAGAACTAAAGAAGGCCCAGGAAAGGAAGCCAGGGGAGTATTCCGGAGCCTTGGGCGAGGTGGCCTGTGATGTCTGCACTGAGAGGAAACTCAAGGCCCATAAGTCCTGCTTGCTGTGCCTGGCCTCATACTGCGAGACTCACCTGCAAACCCACACCTCTGCAGACAGGCTGAAGGGCCACAG GTTGGTGGCCCCTGTGGATGACCTAGATGGGAGGGCCTGTCTGACCCATGGTCGACCCCTGGAGTTGTACAGCAGGGCGGAGGGGCGTTGTGTCTGTGCCCTCTGCATGGAGGAGGGTCACGAGGTCGTCTCCACAGAAACGGAGTGGGACAAGAAGAAG GGTGAGCTGGGCAGCAGCCTGGCTGAGACGCAGGAAAggatcctggagagagagagaaaggtggaggagaTCAGGGAATCCATGGACCTCTGCAAG GCCCGactggacagggagaggagggagatagacTCTGTGTTTGAAGTGGTGATGACAGCTGTAGAGGAGACCCAGCGAGAGGCTCTCAGGCCCCTGGAGAAGAGGCAACAGGACTTGGAGCGAGAGGCAGAAGAACTCACCCAAGAGCTGCAGAGAGAGATCAGACAGCTGAGAGACATCATCGTTCAGCTGGAGGACGTTGCTAACCTAGAGGATCACATTCACTTCCTGCAG ACCTTCCCATCTCTGTCGGGGCTGGGTGTTGGTAGAGACTGGACTGAGGTCTCGCTTGATACTAAAGTCTCCTTTGGTACCATGAGAAGCAGCTGCTCAGCCATGATGGAGAAAATTGAGCAGGAGCTTGAGAAGCTCTCCTCGATCG aacttgagaggatcctGAAGTTTGCAG TTGATGTGACCCTGGACCCAGACACGGCCAACATACATCTGGTTCTCTCTGAGGACGGGAAAGAggtgagagacggagggaagataCAGGACCTCCCTGACCGTCCGGATCGCTTTGATCACTTCGGCAGCGTCCTGGGGCACAACATGTTAACGTCTGGGAGATCATACTGGGAGGTGGATGTCGGGAACAAGACGGGTTGGGATCTGGGAATTGCAAGAGGAGATGCCAACAGGAAGGGGCAACTCTCGGTGAATCCTTCTAATGGTTACTGGGCAATAGTGCATTATAATGGGGACCAATACGGAGCCTTGGGGGACCCTCCTTTTCTCTTGTCACGGATGGAGAAACCCCAGAAGGTGGGGGTGTTTGTGGATTATGAGGAAGGTTTGGTGTCTTTTTATGATGTGGAAGCTAAGGCTCATATATATTCTTTCACTGGGTATTCCTTCACTGGGGAAATGTATCCATATCTCAGCCCACATCTTCTGAATGGGAAGAAGAACTCAGATCCACTGGTCATCACAGAAATAGGCTGA